From a single Nitrospinota bacterium genomic region:
- a CDS encoding DUF1858 domain-containing protein, with product MKFKKDMSIDEALRSHPDVINVFKKHNMDCLGCLISNSDTIEDAASLQGADCKSLLEDLNALFKEE from the coding sequence ATGAAGTTTAAAAAAGATATGTCAATTGATGAAGCCTTAAGGTCTCATCCTGATGTTATCAATGTTTTTAAAAAACATAATATGGATTGTTTAGGATGCTTGATTTCCAATTCTGACACCATTGAGGATGCAGCAAGTCTGCAGGGGGCCGATTGTAAGAGTCTATTAGAAGACCTCAATGCTTTATTTAAAGAAGAATAA
- the rpmB gene encoding 50S ribosomal protein L28: protein MSRKCDICGKEPQFGHKISHAHNVTKRKWYPNIQNIRIIVNGQPKKAKVCTQCIKSGKIQKAS, encoded by the coding sequence TTGTCAAGAAAATGTGATATCTGTGGTAAGGAACCTCAATTTGGTCATAAAATTAGCCATGCCCATAATGTAACAAAGAGAAAATGGTATCCAAATATTCAAAATATAAGAATTATTGTTAATGGCCAGCCTAAAAAGGCAAAAGTATGTACCCAGTGTATTAAGTCAGGAAAAATTCAAAAAGCATCTTAA